CGCGTTCGGCCTCTTCTGGTGGACAACCGTGGCCGGACGCCTGTGGTGCGGCTATGCCTGCCCGCAGACGGTCTATACCGAAATCATGCTGTGGATCGACCATTTCGTCGAAGGCGACCGCAACAAGCGCATGAAGCTCGACAAAGAGCCGTGGAATCTGCGCAAAATCCGCATCAAATTCACTAAATACCTGATTATCTTCGCCGTTTGCGCCTGGACCGGCATCACCTTCGCCGGCTGGTTTACCCCCATCCGCGAATTCGTCCCCGCCGTATTCACCATGCAGGCCGGCGGCACGGCATTGTTTGCCGCCGCCTTCTACGGCTTCGTAACCTGGCTGTTTGCCCACCAAATGCGCGAGCAGGTGTGCAAACACATGTGCCCCTACGCCCGCTTCCAAAGCGCGATGTTCGACCCCGACACCCTCATCATCTCGTACGACACCGAACGCGGCGAACCGCGCGGCGCGCGCAAAAAAACCGTCGCGCGCGGCGAAACCGACTTGGGCGACTGCATCAACTGCACCATGTGCGTGCAGGTCTGCCCCGTCGGCATCGACATCCGCGACGGCCTGCAATACGAATGCATCGGCTGCGCCGCCTGCATCGACGCCTGCGACGAAGTCATGGACAAAATGGGCTACCCGCGCGGCCTCATCCGCTACACCACCGAAAACGTGCTCGAACACAAATACACCGACGGCGACATCAAAAAACAAATGCTGCGCCCGCGCGTCATCGGCTATGGTGCCGTGCTGGCCGCTGCCGTCGTCGCCTTCCTCATCGGTGTGTCCACCCGCCAGACCCTGCGCGTGGACATCATCAAAGACCGCGGCGTGATGGTGCGCGAAAACAGCAAAGGCTGGCTCGAAAACGCCTACAACCTGCGCATCATCAACAACAGCGAAAAACCGCAAACCGTAACCGCCTCCGTAACCGGCTTCGACGACATCAAACTCACCGGCCTGCCCGCAGGCGGCATCAAAATCGGCAGCAGGGAAACCGTAACCGTCCCCGTCCAGGTCTCCACCATCCCCGAATACGCCGACAAAGGCAGCCACCCCATCGAGTTCGCCTTCACCTACCGCGAAGACGGCCGCGACGGTAGCCGCACCATCACCGAAAAATCCAACTTCATCGGAGAATAAACCATGACCGACCGGCAGCAATCGAAAGTCTGGTACAAAGAACCCTGGCCGTGGCTCTTAATGTCCGGCCCCCTCATCGTCGTTGTCGCCGCCTTCGCAACCCTCTGGCTCGCCGCCAACAACAACTCCGACCTCGTCAGCGACGACTACTACAAAGACGGCAAACACATCGACCTCGACATCAAGCGCGACAGTGCCGCCGTCGAGCGCGGCATCAACGCCCAACTGCTCATCAGCCCCGACGGCAGCGCGGCGCGCGTCTACGTCTCCGGCCGCTTCGACGACAAAGTCCCCCTGCGCCTCACCCTCATGCACCCGGCCAAAAAAGAATTCGACCAAAGCATCGAACTGCAACGCTCCCCCGCCCCAAAATCCGGCGACAAAACCGAATACACCGGCCGCTTCGCCAAACTGCCCCCCTCGAAACACTGGTACGTCCGCCTCGAAGACACCGCCCGCGTCTGGCGCGTGGAAAACAAATGGATCGTCGGACAAGGCGGCGCGGTCAGCCTCAACCCCATGAAAAACCTCGCCGAAGCGGCGGGCAGACAAGCAGGCGGCGCGGCACACTGAACACCCCGCCGCCACATACTTTGAGGCCGTCTGAAAAACATGTTTTACGGTTTCGGCTGCGCCGAAGCTGCGCTTTCAGACGGCCTCAAAATCAGTAGGTCGGGCATTCATGCCCGACATGTTTAAATTTCCGACAATGGGCAGTCGGGCATAAATGCCCGACCTACGGATTTCGGTGGGATGAGTGTAGGGTGTGTGGCGCAAGCCACGCACGCGGTTTCCTTCGCAGCGGTTGTCCGAAAGCAATTTAAAAAACGAAAGGCCGTCTGAAAAACCGTTCCACAGTAGTAGTTGCAGGTCGGATTCTCGAATCCGACATTTTCCCGCAGCATCACCCCGCCGCGAGGGATGTCGGATACAAGTATCCGGCCTACGGCTGCCAACAGGTAGTTGGCTGCGCCGAAGCTGCGCTTTCAGACGGCCTCAAAATCAGTAGGTCGGGCATTCATGCCCGACATGTTTAAATTTCCGACAATGGGCAGTCTGGCATAAATGCCCGACCTACGGATTTCGGCGGGATGAGTGCAGGACGTGTTGCCCCGAAGCAGCGCACATGGTTTCCGCGTGCGGCAGCCGTTCGGACAATGCAATTCAAGAAGGCAAGAGGCCGTCTGAAAACGCGTTTTACGCTTTTCAGACGGCCTCTGCCATTCAACAGGCAGGTTGGATCAAGACACGACACCCGCGCAACCCTGCCGATGTTGGGTTTGAACCCAAGCTACCCGCTGCCGCTAAGGTAGGGTGTGTCGCCCCGCGACGCACGCGTTCCCTGCCCTGCAACACATGCCCGCATCCCGCAAGCCCAAAAACCGCGTGCGTGCCTGCGGCACACACCCTACGCAAAGGCTTGGAGGCTGTCTGAAAGCGCGGCTTCGGCGCAGCCAAAACCGTAAAACACGTTTTCAGACGGCCTCCAAGCCTTTGCGGCGGCCAAACCACAGCGCGGCGGCGAAAAACACCAACTGCGCCAGATTAAAGGTTGCGCCGCCAACCGCCGCCGCCACCGGCGAATGCGGGAACAGGCTGCACGACAACCCGACCGCCAGCCCGACAGGCAGCGGATTGAACCACGCGGCGGCGCACGGCAGGCGGGTTTGCCCGCGCAGGGCCTGCACCAGCAGAATCAGAAATGCCGCCGCCGCGCAGCCCACAGAAGCCCACCAATGGACGGCGAGCATACGGTAGAAAGCGGCAAACTGCGCCAGCAGCAGCGCATGATCGGCAGGCGCGGCACTCGGCAGCGTCTGCGCCGACATACCCAGATAGTAAAAACCCGCATGCCCCAGCGGCGAGAGCGCGTAAGCCGCAAACAACAGCGCAAAACAGCACGCCGCCGCCCCGCTCCGCCGCATCAGCCGGTACACGCCGAAAGCGGCGGCCAGATACAGTGCCGCAGAGAACGTGGCGGGCAATACGCCCCAAAACAGCCGTTCGGGCGAACCGTCCAGCATCAGCAAGGCCAAATCCGCTTTTCCATCCAAATCCGCCGCCAGCGTTTGCGACAACAACGGATATTTTTCCGGCGCGGGCACAAAGCCCACCAGCAGCATATCCGCCGCCGCCCAGCAGACCGCCGCCAACGCGCCCGCCGCCAGCAGCGGCTGCGTGGCAATGACATGGCCGCCGCGTTTTTCAGACGGCCTTTCCGCTTCGGCCGCCGCATCTGTTTTGCCCATGGCATCCTCCTTTTCGTTTGCCGGCTGTTTGAGGCCGTCTGAAAAACGGTTTCAGACGGCCTCAAACGCCGTTCCGTTTCATATAAACCGCTGCGATTAAAGCACATTCCCGCCCGCCGTCCAAACCGCCCGCGCCTGATGCGCGGTTTTTCAGACGGCCTTGATGGTAAAATGCCGCCGTTTTCCACTCTCCCACCGTTTGATGACCATCCTCCAAGCCCTTTTCGTCCTCGTGCTGCTGATTACCGTCAGCGCATTCGTTTCCAGTGCCGAACTCTCGCTGGCCTCGGCGCGCAAAATCAAGCTGCAAGTGATGGCCAAAGACGGCGGCGACACCCGCGCGCTCGACGTGCTCAATATGCAGCAGCAGCCGGGCAGCTTCATCACCATCGTCCAAATCGGCCTCAACGCCGTGGCGATTCTGGCCGGTATTGTCGGCGAAGCGGCGGTGCGCCCCTATTTCGCCGCTTGGTTTGCCCGTTTCGGCACTTGGGGTGAAACCACCGCGCCGCTGCTCACCTTCGTTCTGGTAACCGGCAGCTTCATCCTTGTGGCCGACCTGATGCCCAAACGGCTGGCCATAACCTATCCCGAAGCCGTGGCCGTGCGCATCGTGCGGCCGATGATGTTTCTGATTTTCCTGTTGAAACCCTTTGTCTGGATATTCGACGGCCTGGCCAACGCCGTGTTCAAGCTGCTGAAAATCCCCACCGTGCGCCAAGAGCAGCTCACCTCCGAAGACATCTACGCCGTGGTTGATGCCGGCGCGCAGGCGGGCGTGCTCAAACAGCAGGAACACTACCTGATTGAAAACATCTTCGACATGCAGGCGCGCACCGTTACCTCCACCATGAGCACGCGCGAATACATTGCCTATTTCGACAAAAACGACGACAGCGCAACCGTGCTCGAAGCCATGTCGGAAAAGCCGCACAACAAATTCCTCGTTTGCGACGGCGACTTGGAGCGCGTCATCGGCTACATCGAATCGCACACCCTGTTAACCCTGTTTCTCAAAGAAAAAAGCGTGCGCCTCACCGACAAGCGCGTGCTGCGCAAAGCCCTGTTCATCCCCGACACGCTGTCGCTGTACGACGTGTTGGAAACCTTCAAAACCTCGGGCGAGGATTTCGCCGTGGTCGTCAACGAATACGCGCTGGTGGTCGGCGTGGTAACGCTCAAAGACGTGATGAGCATCGTGATGGGCGAGCTGGTCAACACCGAAGAAGAGCCGCAAATCATCCGCCGCACCGAAGATACTTGGCTGGTGGACGGCGCGACCCCGCTCGCCGACGTCATGCGTGCGCTGGACATCGAAGCCTTCCCCAACTCGGAAAACTACGAAACCATCGCTGGCTTTATGATGTATTCCCTGCGCAAAATCCCGAAACGCACCGATTTTCTGGTGTACGGCCGCTACAAATTTGAAATCATCGACACCGAAAACCTCAAAATCGACCAGCTTTTGGTAACCCGGCAGGACGTTGCGGCAGATTGATTGTAGTAGGGCAAAATAGGAAATACACATCGTAGGCCGGGCTTTAGCCCGGCTGACCCGTTATTTCCCAATATTCCCGGGCTGAAGCCCGGCCTGCATTCTGAGCCAAGGCAGGTTGGGTCGAAACCCAACATCTGCGCAACCTGACCTACCCGCCTGATTCCGTCATTCCCGTGCAGGCGGGAATCTTCTCCGGCATTCGGCCATGCTTGAAAGAACAAACAGTTGCGCAACCTCGCCAAGATTCCCGCCTGCGCGGGAATGACGTCGGTAGAAGTTTCGTAGGGTGCGTCGCCCGAGGCGGCGCACGCGTTCTCCATTTTTTAATGCGAAAGGCCGTCTGAAAAACCGCTTTTACGGTTTTCAGACGGCCTCCCGTTTCCCCACCGCACAAGCAACCGCCGCAACACACAAACCGCGTGCCTGGCTTACGCCATACACCCTACCGAGCGGCAGAGGCCGTCTGAAAACGAAGTTTCGGCGCAGCCAAAACCGGTTTTCAGACGGCCTTTCGGTTTGCACAGCCCAAAGCTGTGGCAAGACCCTACTGCGGCAGGCGCACTGCCAAATCCTGCGGCCAGGCGGTGTTGGCGTCGGTTTTGACGTAGCCGTTGCCGGTCATGCCGCCTTTGAGCAGGCCGCTGTATTTGGCGGCGGTGTCGGCAGGGATTTTCAGCTTCACTTTAAACATCAGCTTGGCGCGTTCGTTTTCGGTTTCCACCGATTTGGGCGTGAACTGCGCCTCGGTGGCGACAAACTTGATTTGCGCGGGGAACACGGCGTCCACGCTGTCGAGCCGGATGCGCGCCTCGCCGCCCACTTTCAGACGGCCTGCGTCGTGGTTGGGCAGAAAAATGTTCATCGACACGTCGGTCGGGTCGAGCAGGCTGACCACTTTCGAGCCGGAGGCCACCACGCTGCCGACTTCGGCGATTTTGTATTCCACCCGTCCGGCAATCGGCGCGCGGATATTCATGTCGTCGTTGGCCGACGCGGCCGATTTCACGGCGGCGGCGGCCTGCTGCGCGCCCGCCTGCGCCTCGGCTTCGGCGGCGCGGCTCTGGGCGACGGTGGACTGCGCTTCGGCGTGGGCGGCCTCGGCGGCCTTCACGGCGGCGGCGGCGCGTTCGTAGTCGGCGCGGCGGCGTTCGGCCTCGGCGGGGGAAACCAGGTTGTCGGACAACATCTTGCGGGCGTTGTCCCATTCCATTTTCGCCACGCGCTGCTGCTGGCGGGCGGCCTCGATATTGGCCTCGGCGCGCGCCACGGTGCGCCGCATCTGTTCGCCGGCCGCCTGCGCCCGCTGTATCGCCTCGCGCTGGCGCAGTTCGGCCGCCCGCGCTTCTTCCAGACGGCTGCTGCTGGTGTCGGACGAGAGTTCGGCCAGAATGTCGCCCGCCTTCACATCCGCGCCCTCCTCGGCCTGCATGGTTTTGACGCGGCCGGGGTAGAGGCTGGCCACGTCGATGCGGTTCAGTTCCAGCCGCCCGTTGGAGGAGGCGATGCCCGCAGGCAGGGCGGACGCGTGCTGTGCGCGGTAGTAGAAGAAACCGCCCGCCGCCGCCAGCGCGGCAGCGGGCAGCAGCCAAATCGCTTTGTTCATTGTTCTGCTTTCTGAAAGGGAGGGAAAACGGCGGTCATGATAAGGTTTCCCGCCCGCCGCAGGCAAGCGCGGCGGCCGCAAATGTGGCAAAGGCCGTCTGAAAAGGCGGTATGCCGTTTTTCAGACGGCCTTTGCCAGCGGCGGTGCAAGCTGATAAAGTGCCGCCGTTTTTGAAAAGAAAGGCGTTTTTATGTACAGAACAAGCATGCTTGCCGCCCTGATTGCCGCCGCGCCGGTGGTGCAGGCGGCGCAAAACCACCCCGCGCAGCAGCAGGTGCAGCAGAACATCGACGCGGTGATGGACATCGTGAAAAACAAATCGCTCAACGAAGAGCAGCGCATCCGCCGCGTGGAGCAGTATGCCGACCGCTTCCTCGACTACGAACGGCTCTCGGCCACCGCCGTCGGCCTGCCCTGGCGGCAGTTTTCCGCCGCGCAGAAGCAGGAATTCATCCGCGCGTTCAAAGACATGATTATCGCCATGTATGCCCGCTCCGCCATGATGAACGCCGAACGCGCCGAGGTGAAAGTGCTGCCGAAAATGACGACCCACGGCAACAAAACCGATGTTTACTCGGAAATCGTAACCCCCTCGGGCAAGAAATACGAAGTGGGTTACCAGCTCTACCAAAACGGCAGCGTTTACAAGCTCTACAACATCCAGGTGGACGGCGTGAGCATCGTTACCGTGTACCGCAACCAGTTCGGCGAACTCATCGCGCAAAAAGGCATCGACGGCATGATCGGCGCGGTGAAAAACAAAAGCCTGAAAAAAGCCGAATAAACTCCTTTTCAGACGGCCTTTGATCTGTTGCGAAACATGAAGAGGCCGTCTGAAAAACCGTTTTCCCCACCAACCCCGCAAAGGAAACCCCATGAGCAAAGTAACCCTGCAAGGCAACCCCGTCGAAATCGGCGGCAGCTTCCCCGCCGCCGGAGCCGCCGCACCCGCCCTGTCGCTGGCCGCCGGCGATTTGTCCGACAAAACGCTGGCCGATTTCGCCGGCAAACGCAAAGTGCTGAACATCTTCCCCAGCGTGGACACCAACGTCTGCGCCCAGTCGGTGCGCACCTTCAACGAACGCGCCTCCTCGCTGGACAACGCCGTGGTGCTGTGCATCTCCGCCGACCTGCCCTTCGCCCAGGCGCGCTTCTGCGGCGCGGAAGGGCTGGACAACGTGGTGTCCCTCTCCACCTTCCGCAGCAGCTTCGCCCGCGACTGGGGCGTGGCCATTGAAAGCGGCCCGCTGCGCGGCCTCACCGCCCGCGCCGTGGTGGTTTTGGACGAAAACGACAAAGTGCTGCACGCCGAACTCGTCCCCGAAATCGCCCGCGAACCGGACTACGACGCCGCGCTGACCGTGTTGTAAACACATCGTTTTTGCAAGTTGAGGCCGTCTGAAAAACCTGTTTTACCGTTTTCAGACGGCCTCAAAGCGTATCCGCCGGTTGGACAGAGGCCGTCTGAAAACCGCATTTCCGGTTTTCAGACGGCCTTTTCCGCTTCAATTGACATGGATTAAGCCGCCAAAACGGCGCGCCGCTAAAATCGCGTTTTTCAAAAACCATACCAATAAGGGAAAACGACATGGCCTATTTTGATTGGACACCGGACTTGGACAGCGGCATCGCGCTGGTGGACGAGCAGCACAAAATCCTCGTGCGCTGCATCAACGAACTGCACGAAGCCAACAGCCGCAAGGATTTCGCGGCAGAAGGGAAAATCATCGAAGACTTAATCCGCTACACCGTCGAGCATTTCACCGACGAAGAACGGCTGATGGACGAGGCGGGCTACTCCCTGTCCAAACAACATAAAGCGATACACCAGCGTTTTGTTTCCAAAGTGGGCGAAATGCAGCAAAGCCACCAGGCGGGGCAGGACATCGGCCAGACACTTCTGGACGTGCTGCATTCGTGGCTATTCACCCACATCAGCCACCACGACCGCGGCTTTATCGCCGTGGTGCAGAAACATCTGGCCGCGCGGCACGCCGAAAACGAAACAATAGCGGCGGAAGAAGCGGTCAACGCCGCCTTCGTCCGTCCGCGCCGCAGCGGCGGCGGTTTTGCCACCGTGGCCGACATGGAAGCCGACAGCCCGCAACATGCGCCAAAAGCGCAAGCCTGACCTTCCGGCAGACACAGCCGCTCCGCGAAAGGCCGTCTGAAAACCGCATCCGCGTTTTCAGACGGCCTCATATGTATATACTGCGCCCTGCATCTTTCCCATTTTGTTTCGCCCCGCCATCAACGGCGGCGGTTTTGTTTGCCCGAAACGCTTGTCCGCCAATATAATATGCGGCTTTTTTCCGCAGCCCCGCGCGGGGCTGTTCGATTCACCCTTTCGAGTTCCGTTTCAGCCGGTATCGAGTTTCTTTGGAGCATTGAAGATGACCACAGAATCCGCCGCCCAGCCCTATCTGCAAATCAGGGGGCTGGTGAAAAAATTCGGTGAAAACTTCGCCGTCAACCACATCAGCCTCAACATCGAACAGCACGAAATCTTCGCCCTGCTCGGCAGCTCCGGCTCGGGCAAATCCACCCTGCTGCGCATGCTGGCCGGCATGGAAACGCCCTCGGAGGGCAGCATCATCCTCGACGGCCAGGACATCACTGCCCTCGCCCCCTACGACCGCCCCATCAATATGATGTTCCAAAGCTACGCCCTCTTCCCGCACATGACGGTGGAGCAGAACATCGCCTTCGGCCTGAAACAGGACAAAGTCCCCGCCGCCGAAATCCGCGAACGCGTCGACGAAATGCTGCGCCTGGTGCAGATGGCCAAATACGCCAAACGCAAGCCGCACCAACTCTCCGGCGGCCAGCAGCAGCGCGTCGCACTCGCCCGCTCGCTGGCCAAACGCCCCAAACTGCTGCTTTTGGACGAACCCCTCGGCGCGCTCGACAAAAAACTGCGCCAGCAAACCCAGCTCGAACTGGTGAACACGCTGGAAAAAGTGGGTGTAACCTGCATCATGGTAACGCACGACCAGGAAGAAGCCATGACCATGGCCACCCGCGTGGCGATTATGTCCGACGGCGAATTGCAGCAGGTGGACACCCCCAGCAACATCTACGACTACCCCAACAGCCGCTTCACCGCCGAGTTCATCGGCGAAACCAACATCTTTGAAGGCACAGTCGCCCACAAAGACGACAGCCACGCCCTCATCGACTGCCCCGAACTGCCGAGCAAGGTGTACACCGACCAGAAATTCGAGGCGGAAAACGGCCAAACCGTGTGGGTGAGCATCCGCCCCGAAGACATCGACCTGCACAAGGAAAAACCCGCCCACCGCGACACCCACAACTGGGCCAAAGGCACGGTCAAAGACATCGCCTATCTGGGCAGCTACGCCATTTACCACGTGCAGACCGACAGCGGCCGCATCGTCAAAAGCCAAGTGCCCGCGCCCTACTGGTACGTGCGCAACCTCACCCCGCCGACCTGGGGCGACGAAGTGTATCTCGACTGGCCGGAAAACCAGCCCACCCCGCTGACCCGCTAGGAGACCCTCTGAAATGTCCGTCAACATCAAACGCCGCCTGCGCCCGGGGCGCAAATTCGTCATCGGCATCCCCTATGTCTGGCTGCTGCTGCTGTTTCTTGTGCCGTTTTTCATCGTGCTCAAAATCAGCTTCGCCGAACAGGACGTCAAAATCCCGCCCTACACCGACCTGTTTGTAACCGACCCCGCCACCGGCAAGCAAACCCTGCATCTGGTAACGCAGAACTACAAGGAAATCTTCCAAAACTTCGGCGGCACCCTCGCGCAGATGACCGGCCTCGCCCCCGCCGACGGCAACAGCAATATGTATTTGCGCACCTACTGGTCGTCGGTCAAAACCGCCTGCCTCACCACCCTCATCTGCCTCCTCATCGGCTACCCGATGGCCTACGCCATCTCCCGCGCCAAACCGGCCTACCGCAACGGCCTGCTGCTGGCCATCATGCTGCCGTTTTGGACCTCCTTCCTGCTGCGCGTCTACGCTTGGACGGGGCTGCTGAGCTTCAACGGCATCATCAACCATCTGCTGCAAAAATACGGCATCATCAGCGAGCCGCTGAACATGTTTTACAACGCCTTTTCCCTGCAACTGGTGATGGTGTACGCCTACCTCCCCTTCATGATCCTGCCGCTCTACACCCAGCTCACCAAGCTCGACCACCGCCTGCTCGAAGCCGCCTCCGACCTCGGCGCGGGACCGGTGAAATCATTCTTCACCATCACCCTGCCCCTGTCGAAAACCGGCATCATCGCCGGCTCCATGCTGGTGTTTGTGCCTGCCGTCGGCGAATTCGTCATCCCCGACCTCACCGCCGGCTCGGAAAACCTGATGATCGGCAAAGTGCTGTGGATGACCTTCTTCGACCAGAACAACTGGCCGCTGGCCTCCGCCCTGGCCGTCGTCATGGCCGTGCTGCTGGTCTTCCCCATCACCCTCTACCACCGCTACGAAAGCCGCCAACTCGAACAGGAAAGGGGAAAAAATGGCTAAACAACAAAATCTTTCATGGTTTCTCAAAGCCGCGCTCATCCTCGGGCTGGTCTTCCTCTACATCCCCCTCGTCGTGCTGGTCATCTACTCCTTCAACGACTCCAAACTCGTAACCGTCTGGGGCGGCTTCTCCACCAAATGGTACGCCAAGCTCCTGGACAACGACCAAATCCTCGACGCCGCCTGGCTCTCGCTGCGCATCGCCGTCAGCGCGTCGCTGGCCGCCGTCGTCCTCGGCACACTGGCCGGCTACGCCCTCGCCCGCATCAAACGCTTCCGGGGCAGCACCCTGTTTGCCGGCATGGTATCCGCGCCGATGGTCATGCCCGACGTCATCACCGGCCTCTCCATGCTGCTGCTCATCATGCAGGTGCAAACCCTGCTCAAAGGCATCTTCGGCAACGCCGACTGGCTGGGCAACGGCTTTTTCACCATCTTCCTCGGCCACACCACCCTGTGCATGGCCTACATCACCGTCCTCATCCGCGCCCGCCTGAGCGAACTCGACCAGTCGCTCGAAGAAGCCGCGATGGACTTGGGCGCGCGGCCGCTGAAAATCTTCTTCGTCATCACCCTGCCGCTCATCGCCCCCGCCATCGCCTCCGGCTTCCTGCTGGGCATCACCCTCTCGCTCGACGACTTGGTCATCACCTCCTTCCTCTCTGGCCCCGGCTCCTCCACCCTGCCGCAGGTCATCTTCTCCCGCGTCAAACTCGGCCTCGACCCGCAGATGAACGTACTGGCCACCATCATCATCGGCATCGTCGGTACACTCGTCATCCTGCTCAACTGGTACGTCATGCGCCAAACCACCCGCCGCGAACGCGAAGCCGCCGAAGCCGAACGGCAGGAAAAACTGGCGATGGAACAGGCACTGCACCACTGACCATAATCCTGCCGAGGCCGTCTGAAAAACCGCTTTTCAGAAACGTCATCCCCGCGTAGACGGGGACGGCCTGTTTCCCATCCGACCCATGCCAAACCCGACGCAGGGTGTGTGGCGCAGTAGTTGTAGCATTGGATGTCTCCGACCTACGGCACTAACCATAATCCTACTGAGGCCGTCTGAAAACCGTTTTTCAGACGGCCTTTCCAATTCATGCCAAGCCAAACGTAGGGTGTCTGGCGCAGCCACGCACGCGGTCTTGCCATGCAAAAGGCCGTCTGAAAACGCAGTTTCGGCACAGCCAAAACCTTTATCCCGTCATTCCCGCGCAGGCGGGAATCTTTTCTGCTGTTCAGCAATTCTTGAAGAAACAAACTGTTGCAAAACTCAGCCAAGATTCCCGCCTGCGCGGGAATGACGGCAGGAGGGAGGCTTCGTAGAGTGTGTCGCCCCAAGGCGACGCACGCGTTCCCTGCTGCCCAACGAATCCGTGCGTTTCCCCAA
The window above is part of the Neisseria bacilliformis genome. Proteins encoded here:
- a CDS encoding ABC transporter permease subunit, coding for MAKQQNLSWFLKAALILGLVFLYIPLVVLVIYSFNDSKLVTVWGGFSTKWYAKLLDNDQILDAAWLSLRIAVSASLAAVVLGTLAGYALARIKRFRGSTLFAGMVSAPMVMPDVITGLSMLLLIMQVQTLLKGIFGNADWLGNGFFTIFLGHTTLCMAYITVLIRARLSELDQSLEEAAMDLGARPLKIFFVITLPLIAPAIASGFLLGITLSLDDLVITSFLSGPGSSTLPQVIFSRVKLGLDPQMNVLATIIIGIVGTLVILLNWYVMRQTTRREREAAEAERQEKLAMEQALHH